TCAGCCTCGGGGGCGGGTTCAACGGCGGGATTCACTAAATGTTGTAGCTGCATGATGGCCGTCGCCTGTGCGGCGGTGGCCATGGCTTGCTCTTCGTCAACTTGGTCGTCCTGACCGGACTTGCTGGGTGCACCCTTGCGCTCACTGGCCGGCCGGGTTGTCGTGTCGTCCACGGGTACGGCGGCCTTGTCGTAGTCGGGGCCGGCCGCTTCACGGGTATCCGGTCGTTCCGGCTGACGCGTTGCCGGCTTGGCAGCTGGGCGCTCCGGCGCCTGAGTCGCTACCCGCTCGCGCTCGGACACGGGCTTGGCGACCGCATCCGGCGACGCCGATTCAGGTCGGAACTGATTGATCTGCTGATCCAGTGACGCCTGGAACAGGCCATCCTGCGCCGCATCGGGGCGACTACGGCCAGCATTCGGGGCCTTGTTGGCGCCCAGGCTGGCAAGTAGCTGATTGGTGTTGCTGGTGGCTGGCATGGCTCGCGCCCCCTTGCTGTATCCCGTTGGTGTCAGGAACGTCTTAGCAAGGACGGTGCCAACGAATCACCGGGGACTCAGTGCCCGGTGGGCTCCCGGCGATGGGCGGCATTGGAAACCCAGTCATCCGTCAGCTTTTGCTCCCGCTTGGCCTCGCGGTGATTCTCGCGTTGTACATGACGGGTTTGCAGGGTCTCGTAGGCTTTGACTTCCTTCTCGGTCTCCAGCCATGCAAGCCGACGTTGCTCGACCACACCCTCACAACGCTGAATATCGCGCGCCTGCTGCTCCACTGCGCCATCGAGCTT
The nucleotide sequence above comes from Chitinimonas sp. BJYL2. Encoded proteins:
- the fliJ gene encoding flagellar export protein FliJ — translated: MAKPFQFSFLLDLAADKRDAAATALSEAVQRLMQSRDRLAQIEQYRAEYRLRFSNSAGQGMPAHQWQDFHAFLTKLDGAVEQQARDIQRCEGVVEQRRLAWLETEKEVKAYETLQTRHVQRENHREAKREQKLTDDWVSNAAHRREPTGH